The following DNA comes from Alnus glutinosa chromosome 6, dhAlnGlut1.1, whole genome shotgun sequence.
GCTACCCAAATTATGCATTTTTGCTTGATTGCTCCAATGGCCCAGTGCCGGTGTGTTTAGGCAAGCCGCAGAAAGCTGACCGACATTGATTAACTAAGTAGTTGCGGCCATTATGACATTAGGATAATCCCCTCCCCACCTCAACTATATATCCTgagattttcaataattttgccGTCTGAATTGAATTCCCTAAATCAGTGAATTTAAATGATTTGATTACGAGATTAagggattttttgttaaatctaatttaagggatatgtttatatttaaaattatttaaatcacGACACTCAAATCAAATATCAAGGCAAGATAGAGTCTATAAGGCTTTAACGTGTGGATGTAAATCATAGGCTTAACCACCTTAAATCTGTGTTTTCTCTCGTTCCCATTATCTCTCTTCATTTTATTGTTAGTTTCTATACCCGCGTACCTACTCGGACAAGTAAGCCATATAAGAACTCTCTCACATTTGCTAGAGATCGGGATCCATTCATATCTCCACAACTTGACCAACTCCATTTCACACCCACCCACCATCTCCTATGCCAGCAACactgaaagagagagagagagatatggagtGGAACATTATGCAGAAAACAATGGATTATAGTATTTACACAATCTGGAGCTGCTGATTTTTGGCAATAAAGAACTCTGAAATGTGACAAACATAATCACCAATGACCAATCCTACGTTCCTTGATGGGTGGCCAGAAAGTGCGTCTTTTTCTCCATAAACATCAACATCAGTAATCCTACTGTCCACGTTCGATAGCCAAAATTTTCAACCATCATGCTTCGTGCGTATTATTTTTACTGTTCATATATACATCAATGTCGTCaatgtcatcatcatcatcatcattcatgTTGATCTTGGAGAATTGGTCTATCAATAATCATACTGATCTTGGACTTTGATTTTCTGCAAAATCCcaaagttgtttattttccaaTATCTTCAAGCTTCCAAAGGATCTGCTTAATATTGGGCCTCAGAGAAGGGGAAGGAGAGCAGCAAGACATGGCAAGCcgaaagaatttgagaatgcctTCTTCGGAAACCTGGCGACGACCATCATGCATGTTGCTGACAAGTATGTTTGGATGGAACAAGTCTGCAATCCTATGTCCAAGGACAGCATTTCTCATGAAGTTAGGCAAATAAAAATCCTCATCAGGAGTTGGGTCCTGATTGATTGGTTCCTTTCCTGAAAGAAGTTCCAGCAAGATTATCCCAAAGCTGTATATATCACTCTCTTGGCTTGCATCCTTCATTTTGATCAGCTCAGGGGCTCTGTAGCCCTCAGCTGCTGAAGCTTCGAGCATTTCTTGGCCAGCAGTAGCATTCAGCAGAAGATGAAGGCCAAAATCAGACATGTATGCTTGGTAATTGCGATCCAAAAGTATGTTTCTTGACTTGATGTTTCCGTGGATTATGGGCTTGTGCAATCCTGTATGGAGATGTTCCAATCCCTTGGCTATGGCAATTGAAATGCTGTAAATGTTTGCCCAGTTGTGAGACTCCCCATTACCATCTGCCAATATAAAAACAGAGTTGCTCTGTTCAAAATGTTTGTTTATGCAAGATAAAgaagaaagtatatatatatatatattaaaaaagaagaagcgaAAGATGAAATTAACAAGGTGAACAAGCGTTATCATCAGCTCTTTTTCAAGGGAAAAAGATAAGAGGAGATACTGACAAAGTTTGGTACCGACAGATGAATTATGCAGGGAAGACTCCAAATCCAGTTGTTTGTAAAAACGTGCATAATTTATGCAGACAAAACAAATTCCTTCTGAATTCAGTTAAGGTGAGCTAATCAtccccccaccaccaccaccaccaagaGAAGACCAATCTTACGAACCCTTTCTCTTCCACTATTtccacatcaattttgataAACTTCTGAAAAATTACATTCATCTAGACCCTAATAAAAGTGAATCCGAGATATTAAAGCCAAAGGAGGCAAAATCAGGGGAAGCACTGAGGCTGAGAATTGAAGAAATATGACAATGTATCTGAAACATTTTTTCTGGAACCTGATTTGAGATTGAGTAAGCCATTCATTCCTTTTCATTTTGATAAACTTTTCCTATTTCAATTCCCTCTCCTTTCCCTAATCTACATCAAGGATTGCTCATTATCGAAACTAAATCCAAACCCAATAATCAACAATCCATTCAAAATGAATCACTGCTATCAATACTAGGAAACCATTTAATCCAAAATCGTTGAAGGACGAAAAGTAAAATAACCCAGTTTATATCCTGAGAAAGCAGAGAAACTAAAGTTACAGAAAAGAAGAACATTCTGACATCCAGCTTTAAATGAACGTCACAAGGCACAAGCTATGTGGATGTCTTACCTCGAATGAATTCTGCCAGATTGCCGTGCCTGTAAAACGGATGAACAAGAAGCTTCTCACCCCTCGGCCCTGCGTAGAATCCCAGAAGAGGCACCAAGTTGGGATGCCTTACGCACCCCAGCAGCCGAATCACTTCACCAAATTCTTCACCTCTTGCACAGCACACAGGCCTCAGAAACCTGAGCAGCCTCAGCTTGTTGCTGTGCTGCATTAACGCCTTATACAGCGTGCCATAGTTGGACTTTCCTATCACTTCCCCTGGAGCATCCAGTATGTCACAGATTGTCAGGTCCTCTCCCCCTTGGAAAGTAATCAAGTCCTCCATCTCTGCCTCATCTGCATGTTTCCGGTCCATATTTTCTAAATCTTCTCGACCATTTTTCGCCCTTCTTTTGCGGAAAAAAAAGACTAAGAGTATGAGAATTAGCAAGAGAGTTGTTGCAGCTAGTCCAAGAACGAGTTTGATCGTGTGGGTTTTCTTCATTCTACCAAAATTTTGCTTCTTTGGTGTGAGACTGATGAGAAAACAGTGTGAGCCAATGCATTAATGCATTCTTGGACAGGTAGAAAGAGTAAAGAACAAGGAATTAAGATCTGGGTGAAAGGTATTAGATTCGAAAGCGAAAGACAGAATGGAAATTTGGACCATTATTGATGGAAAAAGAACACaggacgagaagaagaagaagatagggTGTGAAACCCAGGATTCTTTCAGAACTATACTGGGAAAAACAGAGCTGTCAATTAGGTAGCTATTGGACTTTGAGATCCAAGGATGAGAAGCATTTGCATTTGCAGTGAGAAAAGAACAGAGAAGAGAGCAAATATACGCTGGCTGAATCTAGAAAGACAGAGTTGAACATGTGATGTTTTATCTAATTTTGACTGCATTGTCTgtgtttcttcttctacttcactttctttttctttttctttttgtttgttttctttaatttttcgcCGTAATTAAAGATTGTTGAATAGATCAATAATGTGTTTACTTCCTCTTTATTGGATGCTTGGGGAGTACCACCTTCTTAATCACAAGAACCTGGTCCCACGCCTGCATGTTCCCATGAGTAGAAAGCACGCTGGAATAGGGAGCACTGAATGATGGATGGGTGGAAGTCAAGAGCGAACGGCATGGCAGACTCAGAACTATTTAAtctcttattaaaaataaatattttagttttGACTGTGGATGATGGGAATGGGACATCGActgctaaaaaagaaaaaagaaaaaaaattctataaagaaaatttataaaaactTAGTTGGGAAGACAATTACagaaacaataatatatattgatgatGATGTATaagtttaataaatatataaaatcagtATATTTGATTGTACCAATTTGTATTAAGTTGCACAAAGttcaaaaaataacttaaaactaTTTGCGACTAAGTATaattagaagaaagaaaaaaaaaaaactccacacATTAACTTGCCGTTTGAAATCTTGACGGAAACTGACAGTGTGTCACATTATCTCCAATCAAAATTAGACACGTGTTTCCtataaggaaaattaagaaaaagaaagaacaaaaatattagaaaaaagaaagaagaaaaagatttacTCGATGGGGATCTTTAATTTACAACTATTCTAAGTCCTAAAGTCAAGGTTTTGACTCTCAATCGATTCATCcgaatttttcttttaaaatccaGGCGTTACATCTCTCTCCTTATAAAATTTTTGTCCTTGAAATTTAAGACTTAAATATGACACAAACAAGGTGTGATTACCTAAATCCTCGGGAGGATCTTCGAATCCGTGCTCAGTGGGCTCTTGTGGGATCTCATCTTAGCCATTTTTTGGTATCGGGTCTACCTCGTCGTCTCCGTAGAGTGAATCCATTTCCTCCTCTTCGACTAGCTGCGCAGCTAGAAGAAATTGGAAATCATCGGCATCCGTGTCCGAGTCTTCCTCGTCCGGCCGGGTAGAATACTAACAATCCAGCTAGTAAGTCATCAGGCTAACCAAACAGTATATATGTCACCTAGGGCATGGTTTTCAATGTGACCCATGTCATAGTACTCCTCACTCCAGTTCAAAAATCTCCAAATCTTTCCTAAACCTTTCCACATATGGCACAATCCAATCACCCTCTAGGTCTTGGAGTACGGGAGCCATATCCTTAGTTTCCTCAAACATGTGTCAATATCTATTTTGCATCTCCTACTTTCAACTCCCATTAAgctttatatattttgaaaaacgCAGACTCCTAAATAATCAACCGTAAATAAgtatgcaaccaaaatataaaagcgGAAAAACAATAGGCACATatattttggttacgaagtagaaactctttgcaataaaagagaaaaaccactctggggcagccaaac
Coding sequences within:
- the LOC133871943 gene encoding putative kinase-like protein TMKL1; the protein is MKKTHTIKLVLGLAATTLLLILILLVFFFRKRRAKNGREDLENMDRKHADEAEMEDLITFQGGEDLTICDILDAPGEVIGKSNYGTLYKALMQHSNKLRLLRFLRPVCCARGEEFGEVIRLLGCVRHPNLVPLLGFYAGPRGEKLLVHPFYRHGNLAEFIRDGNGESHNWANIYSISIAIAKGLEHLHTGLHKPIIHGNIKSRNILLDRNYQAYMSDFGLHLLLNATAGQEMLEASAAEGYRAPELIKMKDASQESDIYSFGIILLELLSGKEPINQDPTPDEDFYLPNFMRNAVLGHRIADLFHPNILVSNMHDGRRQVSEEGILKFFRLAMSCCSPSPSLRPNIKQILWKLEDIGK